In Candidatus Neomarinimicrobiota bacterium, the genomic stretch CTCCAAACCTCCAAACTTCCAAACTTCCAAACTTCCAAACCTCCAAACCTCCAAACCTCCAAACCTCCAAATGACAAATCGCACTTCCATCCAGCAGTTCCTAGATTACCTTTGCCGGCCAAATTACAGGAAGAATTATGAAACAATTTTTATTGATATTTACACTCACGATAACCAGCCTCTGGTCCCAGATACCCAATGGCTATTACAACAATGCTTCAGGTTTGAATGGGACTGCGCTTCAGCAAGCCCTGCATGACATAATCGACGGTCATCAGTCTCAAAGCTATAGTGCTTTGTGGACTCACTTTCAGTCGACAGATGTGAAACCCAATGGAAAAGTGTGGGATATGTATTCAGATGTACCAGGGGGCACTCCTCCTTATGAATACACCTTCGTGACCAATCAATGCGGGAATTACGGGGCTGAAGGCGATTGTTATAATCGAGAGCATTCCTGGCCCAAAAGCTGGTTCAACGAAGGTTCACCCATGTACACGGATATGTTCCATCTGGTACCCACCGATGGTTATGTAAACGGCCAGCGCAGCAATTATCCCTACGGTGAAACCAGTAATCCCAGCTGGACATCTCTGAATGGCAGTAAAAAGGGTCCCTGTAGTTATCCTGGATACACCGGTACTGTTTTTGAACCCATTGATGCCTATAAAGGTGATTTTGCCCGGAATTATTTCTATATGTCAACCCGTTATTTCAATGAAGATGGCTCCTGGGATAACAATGCCATGGTCAACGGATCTCAGCTGGTAGAGTGGGCTTTGAATATGCTTTTGGAGTGGCATGCAGCAGATCCGGTGAGCCAGAAAGAGATCGATCGCAACAATGCCATCCATGATATTCAGAATAACCGTAATCCCTTTATCGATCATCCGGAATATACAGCACTGATCTGGAGTGGGGCAGCTCCTGCACCAACAGCCCCAAGTGATTTATTTGCCCTGGATATCACCGAAACGATCATAGAACTATCCTGGACGGACAACGCCACCGACGAAGACGGATTTTACCTGTATCAGGATAATTCGCTCCTGACCACGCTGAGTACTGATGTGACTTCCTATGAAGCAAGTGGACTGATCGAAGCAACCAGCTACACATTTGGGGTGTCGGCATTTAACGGCTCTGGAGAATCTGCTCAGGTTACCGTATCCGTCACTACCTCAGGAGGAGGTGGAAGTACGGTAACCCATTTCTTGGAAGATTTTGAAACAGGGAGTGGCAACAGTTATGAAGACGGTGACTTCGCGTTAGCCAGTGGGTCCTGGAACCTGTACCAGTCGGGAAATTTCGCCTTGGGAACTCCCTATAATGGGGATTACTGTATTGCAATAAATGATGATACAAATGGTGCCTATATTACCACGCCAGCAGTCAATACACTTGGGAGTATCTCTTTCTACTATTATCAACGAAGTGGATCAGCTACGGATGAATTTCAGGTTCAGAAAGCTGTAAATGGAGGTACGTTCGAGACCATCGCAACTCAGAATTACAATGTGGGTACCACTTATACACTGTATTCTCTAACTGTTAACGACACATCAACATCGGTTCGGATTCGGATCCTTAACGATAACCAGGCGGCTCATTTGATTATTGATGATGTAGCTGTGACCAATTATGATCCTGTATCCATTGTCGGGGATGAAACCGGGTTACCTTTTGGCTTGACCTTACATTCGGCCTATCCCAATCCTTTTAACCCGGTGACGACGGTTTCATTTACAATTCCAGTAGAGACGCATTGCAATGCGTCTCTACGAGTGTTTGATGTGAATGGGCGGTTTGTGGAAAGCCTCTATGATGGCATCACCGAACCGGGGGTCTATACGGTCAAATGGGATGGTGCTGATCTTTCATCAGGCATTTACCTCCTGCGCCTGTCTTCTGGTAATGACGTTCAGATCCAGCGGGTGACCCTGCTGAAATAGAATTAACCGTTGAAACGCTTCCCTGGATCAAAGATGATGAGCAGCTCACGACTTAAGTCGTGGGTTACTATTATAAGCGTTTATCAATAGGCGCTAATTATATTCAGACCTACGC encodes the following:
- a CDS encoding endonuclease, coding for MKQFLLIFTLTITSLWSQIPNGYYNNASGLNGTALQQALHDIIDGHQSQSYSALWTHFQSTDVKPNGKVWDMYSDVPGGTPPYEYTFVTNQCGNYGAEGDCYNREHSWPKSWFNEGSPMYTDMFHLVPTDGYVNGQRSNYPYGETSNPSWTSLNGSKKGPCSYPGYTGTVFEPIDAYKGDFARNYFYMSTRYFNEDGSWDNNAMVNGSQLVEWALNMLLEWHAADPVSQKEIDRNNAIHDIQNNRNPFIDHPEYTALIWSGAAPAPTAPSDLFALDITETIIELSWTDNATDEDGFYLYQDNSLLTTLSTDVTSYEASGLIEATSYTFGVSAFNGSGESAQVTVSVTTSGGGGSTVTHFLEDFETGSGNSYEDGDFALASGSWNLYQSGNFALGTPYNGDYCIAINDDTNGAYITTPAVNTLGSISFYYYQRSGSATDEFQVQKAVNGGTFETIATQNYNVGTTYTLYSLTVNDTSTSVRIRILNDNQAAHLIIDDVAVTNYDPVSIVGDETGLPFGLTLHSAYPNPFNPVTTVSFTIPVETHCNASLRVFDVNGRFVESLYDGITEPGVYTVKWDGADLSSGIYLLRLSSGNDVQIQRVTLLK